A genomic window from Streptomyces sp. NBC_01429 includes:
- a CDS encoding YncE family protein — MPPPAGPSRTPRTSRAFPATRASAPALAAVLALLAGCGGADDAAPTERAATKAAVRPAVPRATAPPGLPGMPPVQDPKDVYAADRPGMLSPVVRGFPSRVYVPNTNSDTVSVIDPATYKVIDTIDVGRQPQHVVPSWDLKTLWVNNNRGHTLTPINPATGEAGEPVDVHDPYNLYFTPNGKYAVVMASLDRELVFRDPHTMEIKKTVPVTCAGVNHADFSADGRYFIVSCEFSGELLKVDTEKMEVIGQQELPFDGAMPQDVKMSPDGKTFYIADMMAHGMWVLNGEKFTTPKLLPTGEGCHGLYVSRDSKEMYVSNRGEGTISIFDFTKNRLTKKWHLPEGGSPDMGGVSADGKVLWLAGRYDSEVYAIDTATGKQLARIPVGGGPHGLAVYPQPGRYSLGHTGVFR; from the coding sequence ATGCCGCCCCCCGCCGGGCCCTCCCGCACCCCCCGAACCTCGCGCGCCTTCCCCGCCACGCGCGCCTCGGCGCCGGCGCTGGCCGCCGTCCTCGCGCTCCTGGCGGGCTGCGGCGGCGCCGACGACGCCGCGCCGACGGAGAGGGCCGCGACCAAGGCCGCCGTCCGCCCGGCCGTCCCCCGGGCGACGGCGCCGCCCGGGCTGCCCGGCATGCCGCCGGTGCAGGACCCCAAGGACGTCTACGCCGCCGACCGGCCGGGGATGCTCTCACCCGTCGTACGGGGCTTCCCCTCCCGGGTCTACGTCCCCAACACCAACTCCGACACCGTCTCCGTCATCGATCCGGCGACGTACAAGGTCATCGACACCATCGACGTCGGCCGGCAGCCGCAGCACGTCGTCCCGTCCTGGGACCTCAAGACCCTCTGGGTCAACAACAACCGCGGCCATACGCTCACTCCGATCAACCCCGCCACCGGCGAGGCGGGCGAGCCCGTCGACGTGCACGACCCGTACAACCTGTACTTCACGCCCAACGGCAAGTACGCCGTCGTCATGGCCTCGCTCGACCGCGAACTGGTCTTCCGCGACCCGCACACCATGGAGATCAAGAAGACCGTGCCGGTCACCTGCGCCGGCGTCAACCACGCGGACTTCTCCGCCGACGGCCGGTACTTCATCGTCTCGTGCGAGTTCTCCGGCGAACTCCTCAAGGTCGACACGGAGAAGATGGAGGTCATCGGCCAGCAGGAGCTGCCCTTCGACGGCGCGATGCCGCAGGACGTGAAGATGTCGCCCGACGGCAAAACGTTCTACATCGCGGACATGATGGCGCACGGCATGTGGGTGCTGAACGGCGAGAAGTTCACCACCCCCAAGCTGCTGCCCACGGGCGAGGGCTGCCACGGGCTGTACGTCAGCCGCGACTCCAAGGAGATGTACGTCTCCAACCGGGGCGAGGGCACCATCTCGATCTTCGACTTCACCAAGAACCGGCTGACCAAGAAGTGGCACCTGCCCGAGGGCGGCAGCCCCGACATGGGCGGCGTCTCGGCCGACGGCAAGGTCCTGTGGCTGGCCGGGCGTTACGACTCCGAGGTGTACGCGATCGACACCGCCACCGGCAAGCAGCTCGCCCGGATCCCGGTGGGCGGCGGCCCGCACGGACTGGCGGTCTACCCGCAGCCCGGCCGCTACTCCCTGGGCCACACGGGAGTCTTCCGCTGA
- a CDS encoding polysaccharide deacetylase family protein, translating into MIPIDRRSALRAAAGAAVAGALATGCTDGTSDSVPASAAPSGSPSANGSSSGGSRPVAKSAPAPRRFPGRPVEIAHGPRDRPRVALTFHGQGDPATATALLAEAERAGARVTVLAVGEWLDEHPALARRILDGGHDLGNHTLHHTDISEMDEARAYAEITGCADRLRRLTGSIGTWFRPSRTQHATPLVRRLAARAGYPHVLSYDVDSLDFTSPGATAVTRTVTEEIRNGSVVSLHFGYADTVAALPALLDALERRGLRAVTTTELLT; encoded by the coding sequence GTGATCCCGATCGACCGTCGCAGTGCACTGCGCGCAGCAGCGGGAGCGGCCGTCGCGGGCGCCCTCGCCACCGGCTGTACGGACGGCACGTCCGACTCCGTACCCGCTTCCGCCGCCCCGTCAGGCTCCCCGTCCGCCAACGGCTCCAGCTCCGGCGGGTCACGTCCCGTCGCCAAGTCCGCCCCCGCGCCCCGGCGTTTTCCGGGCCGTCCCGTCGAGATCGCGCACGGCCCCCGGGACCGGCCCCGGGTCGCCCTCACCTTCCACGGCCAGGGCGACCCCGCCACCGCCACCGCCCTGCTGGCCGAGGCGGAGCGCGCCGGAGCCCGGGTCACCGTCCTCGCCGTCGGCGAATGGCTCGACGAACATCCCGCGCTCGCCCGCCGGATCCTCGACGGCGGCCACGACCTCGGCAACCACACGCTGCACCACACCGACATCTCCGAGATGGACGAGGCGCGGGCGTACGCGGAGATCACCGGCTGCGCCGATCGGCTGCGCCGGCTCACCGGCTCCATCGGCACCTGGTTCCGCCCCTCGCGCACCCAGCACGCCACCCCGCTCGTGCGGCGGCTCGCCGCGCGGGCCGGCTACCCGCACGTCCTCTCCTACGACGTCGACTCCCTCGACTTCACCTCGCCCGGCGCCACCGCCGTCACCCGTACCGTCACCGAAGAGATCCGCAACGGCTCGGTGGTGAGCCTGCACTTCGGCTACGCGGACACGGTGGCCGCACTGCCCGCCCTCCTCGACGCACTGGAACGCCGCGGCCTGCGCGCGGTGACGACCACGGAGCTGCTGACCTGA
- a CDS encoding ATP-binding protein, whose product MMGDMAGLEDVEQPRRRGSATAGRWIPSGEDEQALRALELFGNPTEAEVRLPSRPESASAARRITHSVVLRQWALSPQTAEHAVLLVSELVGNAVRHTGARVFGLRMLRRRGWIRIEVRDPSRGLPCLMPVREMDTSGRGLFLVDKLSDRWGVDLLPRGKTTWFEMRISDRQSP is encoded by the coding sequence ATGATGGGAGACATGGCGGGCCTGGAGGATGTGGAGCAGCCGCGGCGGCGCGGCAGCGCGACCGCTGGGCGGTGGATACCGTCCGGCGAGGACGAACAGGCGCTCAGGGCGCTGGAATTGTTCGGCAATCCGACCGAGGCGGAAGTCCGGTTACCCTCCCGGCCCGAATCCGCCTCGGCCGCCCGCAGGATCACTCACTCGGTGGTGCTGCGTCAGTGGGCGCTCTCGCCCCAGACCGCGGAGCACGCGGTGCTGCTCGTCTCGGAACTCGTCGGCAACGCCGTACGCCACACCGGGGCCCGGGTCTTCGGGTTACGGATGCTGCGCAGACGCGGCTGGATCAGGATCGAGGTGCGCGATCCCTCGCGCGGGCTGCCGTGCCTGATGCCGGTGCGCGAGATGGACACCAGCGGGCGCGGACTCTTCCTGGTGGACAAGCTCTCCGACCGCTGGGGAGTGGACCTGCTGCCGCGCGGCAAGACGACCTGGTTCGAGATGCGGATCTCCGACCGCCAGTCGCCCTGA
- a CDS encoding enoyl-CoA hydratase/isomerase family protein, with protein sequence MAYVNLEVSGGVGTIRLDRPPMNALDTSIQDRLRELAEEAGRRDDVRSVILYGGEKVFAAGADIKEMRRMDHAAMVVRSRALQESFTAVARIPKPVVAAVTGYALGGGCELALCADFRIAGDNAKLGQPEILLGLIPGAGGTQRLARLIGPSRAKDLIFTGRQVRADEALTIGLVDRVVPAAEVYEQAHAWAAKLAQGPALALRAAKESVDAGLETDLESGLAIERTWFAGLFATEDRERGMRSFEEEGPGKAKFL encoded by the coding sequence ATGGCCTATGTGAACCTGGAAGTCTCCGGCGGCGTCGGTACGATCCGGCTCGACCGCCCTCCGATGAACGCGCTCGACACCTCCATCCAGGACCGGCTGCGCGAGCTGGCCGAGGAGGCGGGGCGGCGGGACGACGTGCGCTCCGTGATCCTCTACGGCGGCGAGAAGGTCTTCGCGGCCGGCGCCGACATCAAGGAGATGCGGCGGATGGACCACGCGGCGATGGTCGTGCGCTCCCGGGCGCTCCAGGAGTCGTTCACCGCCGTGGCCCGTATCCCCAAGCCCGTCGTCGCCGCGGTCACCGGCTACGCGCTGGGCGGCGGCTGCGAGCTGGCGCTCTGCGCCGACTTCCGGATCGCCGGGGACAACGCGAAGCTCGGCCAGCCGGAGATCCTGCTCGGGCTGATCCCGGGCGCGGGCGGCACCCAGCGGCTCGCCCGGCTGATCGGCCCGTCGCGGGCCAAGGACCTCATCTTCACGGGCCGTCAGGTCAGGGCGGACGAGGCGCTGACGATCGGTCTGGTCGACCGGGTGGTCCCGGCGGCGGAGGTGTACGAGCAGGCGCACGCCTGGGCCGCCAAGCTCGCCCAGGGCCCGGCGCTGGCGCTGCGCGCCGCCAAGGAGTCGGTGGACGCGGGCCTGGAGACCGATCTGGAGAGCGGGCTCGCGATCGAACGCACCTGGTTCGCCGGGCTGTTCGCCACCGAGGACCGCGAGCGCGGGATGCGGTCGTTCGAGGAGGAGGGGCCGGGCAAGGCCAAGTTCCTCTGA